A single genomic interval of Fimbriimonadaceae bacterium harbors:
- a CDS encoding MBL fold metallo-hydrolase — MRIRLLGTGAADGIPGWYSDTEVSAYARAHGGKDVRTRSGALIDGHLKIDLPPDTSWQLRRDGLDARDWTGLAFTHSHDDHLAVDELQYGLHPFNDREYLGFTIYGNATVCARISERYPLWPIELVETRSFEPFQHMGYSITPIRAKHGVDEDTQNLMVEREGRVLLYATDTGIWEPETWEFLEGRTVHALVLECTEGVCSTHYAGHLDTDECVEVVERMRKQGTLTREAPVFTTHHSHLGGGTHAQLEAVLAPSGISVGFDGLEFEV, encoded by the coding sequence ATGAGAATCCGACTTTTGGGCACGGGGGCGGCAGACGGAATTCCCGGTTGGTACTCCGACACCGAGGTCAGCGCCTACGCCCGGGCTCATGGCGGCAAAGACGTTCGGACGCGCAGCGGCGCTTTGATCGACGGACACTTGAAGATCGACCTTCCCCCCGACACGTCGTGGCAGCTTCGCCGGGACGGGCTGGACGCGCGGGACTGGACGGGGCTCGCGTTCACCCATTCCCACGACGATCATCTGGCCGTGGACGAGCTGCAGTACGGGCTGCATCCGTTCAACGACCGCGAGTACCTGGGATTCACCATCTACGGCAACGCGACGGTGTGTGCCCGCATCTCCGAGCGGTATCCCCTGTGGCCGATCGAGCTCGTGGAAACCCGCAGTTTCGAGCCGTTCCAGCACATGGGTTACTCGATCACGCCGATCCGGGCAAAACACGGCGTCGACGAGGACACGCAGAACCTGATGGTCGAACGGGAGGGGCGCGTCCTCCTCTATGCGACCGACACGGGCATCTGGGAGCCCGAGACGTGGGAGTTTCTTGAAGGGCGCACCGTGCACGCGCTCGTGTTGGAGTGCACGGAGGGCGTTTGCAGCACCCACTACGCGGGGCACCTCGATACCGACGAGTGCGTCGAGGTCGTGGAACGGATGCGCAAGCAGGGCACGTTGACGCGCGAGGCCCCTGTCTTCACCACGCACCACAGCCACCTCGGAGGCGGCACCCACGCCCAGCTCGAAGCCGTGCTTGCGCCTTCGGGGATTTCCGTGGGGTTTGACGGTTTGGAATTCGAAGTCTGA
- a CDS encoding protease complex subunit PrcB family protein: protein MNAFLKGFFGAAAAILVATVAAQLGYGFQTGVRYRTFDSGVLSAITTPRQQVLNNEAEFQTYWRQHTGSAASAPRGIEWGKELLIAIHLGNRPTAGYQVYVEGIDRPTPNDLVVRFVESQPPKGMAAATMITSPWVLVRVERAGGNIRFQSRVQQSSVIVLGSSKHTNCGCTCGCGCR, encoded by the coding sequence ATGAATGCGTTCTTGAAGGGCTTCTTTGGCGCCGCGGCGGCGATTCTCGTCGCGACCGTGGCGGCGCAGTTGGGCTACGGTTTCCAGACGGGGGTGAGGTACCGGACCTTCGATTCGGGCGTCCTCAGCGCCATCACGACGCCGCGCCAGCAGGTTCTTAACAACGAGGCGGAGTTCCAGACCTATTGGCGGCAACACACGGGTTCGGCGGCCAGTGCGCCGCGGGGAATCGAATGGGGCAAGGAGCTTCTGATCGCGATCCATCTGGGCAATCGCCCCACCGCCGGCTACCAGGTGTACGTCGAAGGCATCGACCGTCCCACGCCGAACGACCTCGTCGTCCGATTCGTGGAGAGCCAGCCCCCCAAGGGGATGGCCGCGGCTACGATGATCACCAGCCCATGGGTGTTGGTGCGCGTGGAGCGGGCGGGCGGCAACATCCGGTTCCAGAGCCGCGTGCAGCAAAGTTCCGTGATCGTCCTCGGCTCCTCCAAGCACACGAACTGCGGATGCACGTGCGGCTGCGGCTGCCGCTAG
- a CDS encoding nitroreductase family protein, producing the protein MFDESFDHAWRLRFGSEPPEADEALAPFVRHRSVREYAARDVPESVVRGLVGAAQSAATSSNLQLWSLISIQEPERRAAIARLCADQKQVHTAPWFFAFLVDHHRLRGAALAVGQQPTGLDYTEFFAMALVDASLAAERMVCAAESLGLGICYIGALRNDPEGVRTLLNLPEGTFGAFGLCLGWPAEESTAAIKPRLRQEDVWFRETYGQPDPAEYDARMRAFYESQQMKGDVTWRMRSGRRVDDHHLTGREVLKEWLLGQGFGRR; encoded by the coding sequence ATGTTCGACGAGTCCTTCGATCACGCGTGGCGCCTTCGCTTCGGGTCCGAGCCTCCGGAGGCGGACGAGGCGCTCGCCCCGTTTGTTCGGCACCGCAGCGTGCGGGAGTACGCGGCGCGGGACGTGCCCGAATCGGTGGTGCGGGGACTCGTCGGCGCGGCGCAGAGCGCGGCGACGAGCAGCAACCTCCAGCTCTGGTCGCTGATTTCCATCCAAGAGCCCGAGCGCCGGGCCGCGATCGCCCGGCTGTGCGCGGACCAGAAGCAGGTGCACACGGCCCCGTGGTTCTTCGCGTTCCTCGTGGACCACCACCGGTTGCGCGGGGCGGCCCTCGCGGTGGGCCAGCAGCCCACGGGCCTCGACTACACCGAGTTCTTCGCGATGGCACTCGTGGACGCGTCGCTGGCGGCCGAGCGCATGGTGTGCGCCGCGGAGTCGCTCGGACTGGGAATCTGCTACATCGGCGCCCTGCGCAACGACCCGGAGGGCGTGCGCACCCTCCTCAACCTCCCCGAAGGCACGTTTGGCGCCTTCGGCCTCTGCCTCGGCTGGCCCGCCGAGGAGTCGACCGCCGCGATCAAGCCGCGGCTGCGCCAAGAGGACGTCTGGTTCCGAGAGACCTACGGCCAGCCCGACCCCGCGGAGTACGACGCACGGATGCGCGCGTTCTACGAATCGCAACAGATGAAAGGCGACGTGACCTGGCGCATGCGCTCGGGAAGGCGGGTGGACGACCACCACCTCACCGGCCGCGAGGTCCTCAAGGAGTGGCTGCTCGGCCAGGGGTTTGGGCGGCGGTAG
- the acnA gene encoding aconitate hydratase AcnA produces MNSFDAKGTLTAGGTTATVYRLAKVGKNLARLPYSLRILLENLLRHEDGNVVTREDIEALVQWDPRATPSREIAFTPARTLLQDFTGVPCVVDLAAMRDAMVALGGDPKKINPLQPVELVIDHSVQVDAYGSEAALLINRDLEFERNQERYEFLKWGGQAFDNFKAVPPNTGIVHQVNLEYLARVVFLNEGTHEAYPDTLVGTDSHTTMVNGLGVLGWGVGGIEAEAAMLGQPVSMLIPQVVGFKLSGRLPEGATATDLVLTVTEMLRQRGVVGKFVEFFGPGLASLPLADRATIANMAPEYGATCGIFPVDAETLRYLEQTGRSALQLAWVEAYMREQGLFHDDQTPEAEYTDTLALDLGTVEPSVAGPKRPQDRVPLSSAGPSFRKAFPGAKQAAVAVADASLSEQVQDGSVVIAAITSCTNTSNPSVMLAAGLVAKKAVERGLSTKPWVKTSLAPGSRVVTAYLEESGTLPYLDQLGFNVVGYGCTTCIGNSGPLPDAVAAPVREKDLAVVSVLSGNRNFEGRISPDVKANYLMSPPLVVAYALAGTIDIDLQKDPIGQDRLGVPVYLRDLWPTQHEVADLVRSAVQSSMFVSNYANVFEGDEKWKSIQVAGSETYAWAPVSTYIKNPPYFDGMTAEARDRVPELEGMRVLALLGDSITTDHISPAGSIKGDSPAGNYLTAHGVRPHLFNSYGSRRGNHEVMVRGTFANVRLKNQLAPGTEGGFTTYLPTGEVTTIFDASERYRAAGTPLLILAGKEYGSGSSRDWAAKGPALLGVRAVIAESYERIHRSNLIGMGILPLQFMGGNAQSLGLTGHETFDVIGLGDAAADRFEHSKHLKVRATGEDGAKEFEVLVRIDTPQEAAYYRHGGILLYVLRQLLSAG; encoded by the coding sequence ATGAACAGCTTCGACGCAAAAGGAACTCTGACCGCAGGCGGCACCACCGCCACCGTGTATCGCCTCGCGAAGGTCGGAAAGAACCTCGCGCGCCTCCCTTACTCGCTGCGCATCCTCCTCGAGAACCTCCTGCGCCACGAGGACGGCAACGTCGTCACGCGCGAGGACATCGAAGCTCTGGTTCAGTGGGATCCTCGCGCGACCCCTAGCCGAGAAATCGCGTTCACGCCCGCACGCACCCTCCTCCAAGACTTCACGGGCGTGCCCTGCGTGGTCGACCTCGCCGCGATGCGCGACGCGATGGTGGCCCTCGGAGGCGATCCCAAGAAGATCAACCCCCTCCAGCCCGTCGAACTCGTCATCGACCACTCGGTCCAAGTCGATGCGTACGGCTCCGAAGCCGCGCTGCTCATCAACCGCGACCTCGAGTTCGAGCGCAACCAGGAGCGGTACGAGTTCCTCAAGTGGGGCGGGCAGGCGTTCGATAACTTCAAGGCCGTGCCGCCCAACACGGGCATCGTCCACCAGGTCAATCTCGAGTACCTCGCCCGCGTCGTCTTCCTCAACGAGGGGACGCACGAGGCTTACCCCGACACGCTGGTGGGAACGGACTCGCACACGACGATGGTGAACGGACTGGGCGTCCTCGGGTGGGGCGTCGGCGGCATCGAGGCCGAGGCCGCGATGCTCGGGCAGCCCGTGTCGATGCTGATCCCGCAGGTCGTCGGGTTCAAGCTTTCGGGTCGCCTCCCGGAAGGAGCGACGGCGACCGACCTCGTTCTTACGGTCACGGAGATGCTGCGCCAAAGGGGCGTGGTGGGCAAGTTCGTGGAGTTCTTCGGACCGGGACTCGCGTCGCTCCCCCTCGCGGACCGCGCGACGATCGCAAACATGGCGCCCGAGTACGGCGCGACGTGCGGCATCTTCCCCGTTGACGCGGAGACGCTTCGGTACCTCGAACAGACCGGACGGTCCGCGCTGCAGTTGGCCTGGGTCGAAGCGTACATGCGTGAGCAGGGCCTCTTCCACGACGACCAGACGCCCGAAGCCGAGTACACCGACACGCTCGCCTTGGATCTCGGCACCGTCGAACCCAGCGTCGCGGGTCCCAAGCGGCCCCAGGACCGTGTGCCCCTCTCCAGCGCCGGCCCCTCGTTCCGCAAGGCCTTCCCCGGCGCGAAGCAGGCGGCGGTGGCCGTCGCCGATGCGTCGCTCTCCGAGCAGGTGCAGGACGGCTCCGTGGTGATCGCCGCCATCACAAGCTGCACCAACACCAGCAACCCATCCGTGATGCTCGCTGCGGGCCTCGTCGCCAAAAAGGCCGTCGAGCGCGGTCTGTCTACGAAACCGTGGGTCAAGACGTCGCTTGCGCCCGGCTCGCGCGTGGTGACCGCCTACCTCGAAGAGTCGGGAACCCTCCCTTACCTCGACCAGTTGGGATTCAACGTCGTGGGCTACGGGTGCACGACCTGCATCGGCAACAGCGGCCCCCTGCCCGACGCCGTGGCGGCGCCGGTGCGGGAAAAAGACCTCGCTGTGGTCTCGGTGCTCTCGGGCAACCGCAATTTCGAGGGGCGCATCAGCCCGGACGTCAAGGCCAACTACCTGATGTCCCCGCCCCTGGTCGTCGCGTACGCCCTGGCCGGAACGATCGACATCGACCTTCAGAAGGACCCGATCGGCCAAGACCGGCTCGGGGTTCCCGTTTATCTTCGCGATCTTTGGCCGACGCAGCACGAGGTCGCCGATCTCGTGCGCAGCGCGGTGCAGTCCTCGATGTTCGTCTCGAACTACGCGAATGTGTTCGAGGGCGACGAGAAGTGGAAGAGCATCCAGGTCGCCGGCTCGGAGACGTACGCGTGGGCGCCCGTGTCGACGTACATCAAGAATCCGCCCTACTTCGACGGCATGACGGCCGAAGCGCGCGACCGCGTGCCCGAGCTCGAGGGCATGCGCGTCCTGGCGCTCTTGGGCGACAGCATCACGACGGACCACATCTCGCCCGCGGGAAGCATCAAGGGCGACTCGCCGGCGGGCAACTACCTGACCGCGCACGGCGTTCGGCCACACCTGTTCAACTCCTACGGGTCCCGGCGGGGCAACCACGAGGTGATGGTGCGCGGCACTTTCGCCAACGTTCGTCTGAAGAACCAGCTCGCTCCTGGCACCGAGGGCGGATTCACCACCTACCTGCCCACGGGCGAGGTCACCACGATCTTCGACGCGTCCGAACGGTATCGAGCCGCGGGCACCCCGTTGCTGATCCTCGCCGGCAAAGAGTACGGGTCGGGATCGAGCCGCGACTGGGCCGCCAAGGGACCCGCGTTGCTCGGCGTCCGCGCGGTGATCGCCGAAAGCTACGAGCGGATCCACCGGTCGAACCTGATCGGGATGGGCATCCTCCCGCTGCAGTTCATGGGCGGCAACGCGCAATCGCTCGGGCTGACCGGCCACGAGACGTTCGATGTGATCGGCCTCGGCGACGCCGCGGCGGACCGGTTCGAGCACTCGAAGCACCTGAAGGTGCGGGCCACTGGGGAGGACGGCGCGAAGGAGTTCGAGGTCCTGGTGCGGATCGACACTCCGCAAGAAGCCGCGTACTACCGCCACGGCGGGATTCTTCTCTACGTGCTGCGACAACTGCTGAGCGCGGGGTAG
- a CDS encoding Gfo/Idh/MocA family oxidoreductase, with product MELRWGILGTGLIARRFAQGLSGVREQRLQAVGSRSEESARRIVEEYTARAYGSYEEVLDDPLVDVAYIALPHHLHAEWTVKAARAGKHVLCEKPFALSAPEAEAALDEVRRCEVFFMEGFMYRCHPQNIELHRFVTSGELGSIERIHAEFGFNASRDWRNFRTDPALGGGALMDVGCYCVSMCRWLVGEEPTEARYDVRLSSSGYDEHGKGWLEFPSGVKATFTTGMHDEYDNRVEIVCEKGRIVVPSPWFCDESYEIVTDTETRKVRLGEDLDLFGNEAVVVGEWIERRQCPFVTWEDTLANARVLDRLSESAKA from the coding sequence ATGGAACTTCGCTGGGGAATCTTGGGAACGGGACTGATCGCGCGCCGATTCGCGCAAGGGCTCTCCGGAGTTCGCGAGCAGCGGCTGCAGGCCGTGGGTTCGCGTTCGGAGGAGTCGGCCAGGCGTATCGTCGAGGAGTACACGGCCAGGGCCTACGGCTCGTACGAAGAGGTCCTGGACGATCCATTGGTGGACGTCGCCTACATCGCGCTGCCGCACCATCTGCATGCGGAGTGGACCGTCAAAGCCGCGCGAGCCGGCAAACACGTTCTTTGCGAAAAGCCGTTCGCGCTGAGCGCGCCGGAGGCTGAAGCCGCGCTTGACGAGGTGCGGCGGTGCGAAGTGTTCTTCATGGAGGGGTTCATGTACCGGTGCCACCCCCAGAACATCGAACTCCATCGATTCGTCACGTCGGGCGAACTAGGGTCCATCGAACGCATCCACGCGGAGTTCGGATTCAACGCCTCGCGCGACTGGCGCAATTTCCGCACGGATCCGGCACTTGGTGGTGGGGCGCTTATGGACGTGGGATGCTACTGCGTGTCGATGTGCCGCTGGCTGGTCGGCGAGGAGCCGACCGAGGCGCGTTACGACGTCCGGCTGTCGTCCAGCGGCTACGACGAGCACGGCAAAGGCTGGCTCGAGTTCCCAAGCGGAGTAAAGGCGACCTTCACCACGGGAATGCACGACGAATACGACAATCGGGTGGAAATCGTCTGCGAGAAGGGGCGAATCGTCGTCCCGTCGCCGTGGTTTTGCGACGAATCGTACGAGATTGTGACCGACACGGAGACGCGCAAGGTGCGCCTGGGCGAGGATCTGGATCTCTTCGGCAACGAGGCCGTGGTGGTCGGCGAATGGATCGAACGCCGCCAATGTCCGTTCGTCACGTGGGAAGACACGTTGGCGAACGCAAGGGTCCTAGACCGCCTCAGCGAGTCGGCGAAAGCATAG
- a CDS encoding polyprenyl synthetase family protein yields MSAPLLGEYAELADRRLESLLPATDVQPTMLHEAMRYSCLAPGKRLRPALCMASSEAVGGTREAALDAGCALEIVHCFSLIHDDLPAIDDDDLRRGAPTCHVRFGEGIALLAGDALFALAFEILGSLDAPPQAVVQALRCLSHASGSDGLVGGEVMDVLSEGKHPDEATLAFIHSRKTGALIAAACEIGGLLGGGDAEQIHALRRYGAHVGLAFQIADDLLNELSTPEALGKAAGSDRARGKATYPALHGIEEARRRADLEAEAGLRALDGLPHTEALAMLARYAVERVH; encoded by the coding sequence ATGAGTGCTCCGCTATTGGGCGAGTACGCCGAATTGGCCGATCGCCGATTGGAGTCGTTGTTGCCCGCCACCGACGTGCAGCCAACGATGCTTCACGAGGCGATGCGGTACTCGTGTCTGGCGCCTGGAAAGCGCTTGCGGCCCGCCCTGTGCATGGCCTCGAGCGAGGCGGTCGGAGGAACCCGTGAAGCAGCCCTCGACGCGGGCTGCGCCCTGGAGATCGTGCACTGCTTCTCGCTCATCCACGACGACCTGCCCGCGATCGACGACGACGATCTCCGCCGCGGCGCCCCCACGTGCCACGTCCGGTTCGGCGAAGGCATCGCGTTGCTCGCGGGGGACGCGCTGTTCGCCCTGGCGTTCGAGATTCTCGGATCCCTGGATGCCCCCCCGCAGGCGGTGGTCCAAGCCTTGCGGTGCCTCTCCCACGCTTCGGGCTCCGATGGACTCGTGGGCGGCGAGGTGATGGACGTCCTAAGCGAGGGAAAGCACCCCGACGAGGCGACTCTCGCGTTCATCCACTCGCGAAAGACGGGCGCCCTCATCGCCGCCGCGTGCGAGATCGGAGGACTGCTGGGCGGGGGCGACGCGGAGCAGATTCACGCGCTGCGCCGCTACGGCGCCCACGTGGGCTTGGCGTTTCAGATCGCGGACGACCTGCTGAACGAGCTGTCGACGCCCGAAGCCCTGGGAAAGGCCGCGGGCTCGGACCGGGCGCGGGGCAAGGCCACCTACCCGGCCCTCCACGGAATCGAGGAAGCGCGGCGACGCGCCGATCTTGAGGCGGAAGCGGGTCTGAGAGCCCTCGACGGCCTCCCGCACACCGAAGCCCTCGCGATGCTCGCGAGGTATGCGGTGGAACGAGTGCACTGA
- a CDS encoding acyltransferase translates to MRRSDSSTAPARVRTTLPYIEGVRGAAALYVVLGHLCNMVDPRIVMHQRTDTPQWIQTFMAPFWYGHLAVASFIVVSGFCLQMSLFDRGDGSLRSVWRFFGRRAKRILPAYYGCLALSLVVANTVTKSQAGMPFQQYLPVTRENTLAHVFLVHNWRPEWMYKINGVLWSIATEAHLYVLFPLLVLLLMGLGRWGLLVAALGVAGWQIGWHPEWMKLYVWYLPLFAFGMVGAHFAFRPNLRRGVRPRTAGWLGVLCAVGVLVALQSTKELWPRDLLMGAAIACWLYTGTVAPRSLPARVFGWGPLALVGIFSYSLYLMHHPIVQILHVYRPAWAVGPARELAYLFALGLPIVLVGCAAFFWVFERPFLTRRAKAVRDPERAPGALVKTPYPLAEPIGAKGEVTLR, encoded by the coding sequence GTGCGCCGCAGCGACTCTTCCACCGCGCCCGCCCGGGTGCGCACAACGCTCCCCTACATCGAGGGCGTGCGGGGCGCGGCCGCGCTTTACGTGGTGCTGGGGCACCTGTGCAACATGGTCGATCCGCGCATCGTGATGCACCAGCGCACCGATACCCCCCAGTGGATCCAGACCTTCATGGCGCCGTTCTGGTACGGCCACCTCGCCGTCGCCTCGTTCATCGTCGTGTCGGGGTTCTGCCTGCAGATGTCGCTGTTCGACCGGGGCGACGGGTCGTTGCGCAGCGTGTGGCGGTTCTTCGGTCGGCGGGCCAAGCGGATTCTTCCCGCCTACTACGGGTGCCTGGCGCTCTCGCTGGTGGTCGCCAATACGGTCACGAAGAGTCAGGCGGGCATGCCGTTCCAGCAGTACCTTCCCGTGACCCGCGAGAACACGCTCGCCCACGTCTTCCTCGTCCACAACTGGCGTCCCGAGTGGATGTACAAGATCAACGGCGTGCTGTGGAGTATCGCTACCGAGGCGCACCTCTACGTGCTGTTCCCGCTCCTCGTGCTGCTGCTGATGGGATTGGGTCGATGGGGCCTCCTCGTGGCCGCCCTGGGCGTTGCGGGGTGGCAGATCGGGTGGCACCCGGAGTGGATGAAGCTCTATGTGTGGTACCTGCCGCTGTTCGCGTTCGGAATGGTGGGCGCGCACTTCGCGTTTCGCCCAAACCTTCGCCGAGGGGTCCGTCCCCGAACCGCAGGTTGGCTGGGTGTCCTGTGCGCCGTCGGAGTGCTGGTGGCGCTGCAGTCGACGAAGGAGCTGTGGCCTCGGGACCTGCTGATGGGCGCGGCCATTGCCTGCTGGCTCTACACGGGAACCGTGGCGCCCCGCTCCCTCCCTGCCCGTGTGTTCGGTTGGGGGCCGCTGGCGTTGGTCGGGATCTTCTCGTACAGCCTCTACCTCATGCACCACCCGATCGTCCAGATCCTGCACGTGTACCGCCCGGCGTGGGCAGTGGGCCCCGCGCGCGAACTCGCCTACCTCTTTGCGCTGGGTCTGCCGATCGTGCTGGTCGGGTGCGCGGCGTTCTTCTGGGTGTTCGAACGCCCCTTCCTCACTCGGCGCGCCAAGGCGGTTCGCGACCCGGAACGGGCCCCAGGCGCGCTGGTAAAGACTCCGTATCCGCTGGCCGAGCCCATCGGGGCGAAGGGCGAAGTCACGTTGCGGTGA
- a CDS encoding DUF1015 domain-containing protein, whose translation MAVIRPFHGLRYCDPASLPNRVAPPYDVLSSEERNALAARDAHNVVHLTLPEAKSDDRSKYVKYARSAAALSEWRREGVVAPDAKETFYRYIQTFSIPGVSHPVTRTALIALIKTEPYEKGVVLPHEQTFPKHKEDRLRLLEATRAHLECIFGLFEDPNRAIFDAIAGAQGSPGSALVTEDGVEHRLERIEDPEATQDLAARLAPSKVWIADGHHRYETACTFRAELGEREGLVPEDFMMMALSSMSDPGLALLPTHRVLQKLPVPAGHLDDVLQRRFNVRKVANSQLMETITRLRSDEARAFGIALPGGQGLVATMEEPRDAIEWVEGEASDLLKMLDVTILHSVIFEQLLGVRGLDGIGYTRDADEALSAVEEGAGAAFLMNPPSVDDMRLIALGGEKMPQKSTFYYPKILSGLVMWSLNDF comes from the coding sequence ATGGCGGTGATCCGGCCTTTCCACGGGTTGCGGTACTGCGACCCGGCGTCGCTTCCCAACCGCGTCGCCCCTCCCTACGACGTTCTCTCAAGCGAAGAGCGCAACGCGCTGGCCGCTCGCGACGCCCACAACGTGGTTCATCTCACGCTGCCGGAGGCCAAGAGCGACGATCGCAGCAAGTACGTCAAGTACGCGCGAAGCGCGGCGGCGCTGAGCGAGTGGCGCCGCGAGGGCGTGGTGGCGCCCGACGCCAAGGAGACGTTCTACCGCTACATCCAGACGTTCTCTATCCCTGGGGTCTCGCACCCCGTGACCCGCACGGCGCTCATCGCCTTGATCAAGACCGAGCCATACGAAAAAGGCGTGGTCCTGCCTCACGAGCAGACCTTTCCCAAGCACAAGGAGGACCGGCTCCGACTCCTCGAGGCCACGCGCGCGCACCTTGAGTGCATCTTCGGTCTCTTTGAAGATCCGAACCGGGCCATCTTCGACGCGATCGCCGGCGCGCAGGGCTCGCCGGGATCGGCACTCGTGACGGAGGACGGGGTCGAGCATCGACTCGAGCGGATCGAGGACCCTGAAGCGACGCAGGACCTTGCCGCGAGGCTTGCCCCAAGCAAGGTGTGGATCGCCGACGGCCACCATCGGTACGAGACGGCCTGCACCTTCCGCGCCGAGTTGGGCGAGCGCGAGGGTCTGGTCCCCGAGGACTTCATGATGATGGCGCTGAGCAGCATGTCCGACCCGGGGCTCGCGCTGCTTCCGACCCACCGGGTCCTCCAGAAGCTGCCGGTGCCGGCGGGTCACCTCGACGACGTGCTGCAGCGCCGCTTCAACGTGCGCAAGGTCGCCAACTCGCAGTTGATGGAGACGATCACCCGGCTTCGTTCCGACGAGGCTCGCGCCTTTGGCATCGCCCTCCCGGGCGGACAGGGCCTTGTCGCGACGATGGAAGAGCCGCGCGATGCGATCGAGTGGGTCGAGGGCGAAGCGAGCGACCTACTGAAGATGCTCGACGTGACGATTCTCCACTCGGTCATCTTCGAGCAGTTGCTGGGAGTCCGCGGTCTGGACGGCATCGGCTACACCCGCGATGCGGACGAGGCCTTGAGCGCGGTAGAGGAGGGCGCCGGGGCGGCCTTCCTGATGAACCCGCCTTCCGTTGACGACATGCGCCTGATCGCCTTGGGAGGCGAGAAGATGCCGCAGAAGAGCACGTTCTACTATCCGAAGATCCTCAGCGGCCTGGTCATGTGGTCCTTGAACGATTTCTGA
- the xylA gene encoding xylose isomerase gives MPFFPELVDRVPFEGPDSRNPLAFKRYDATRIVGGRTLAEHLRFAVCYWHTFKGLGQDPFGAPTMVRPWNASSDPMRRAMDTLDAAFEFFEKLGVGLWCFHDYDLAPEGSTFDEGCANLDALTKAAERKQHETGIALLWGTANLFSHPRYQNGAATSPDPHVFAYAAAQVKHAMEATHRLGGQGYVFWGGREGYDTLLNTDLKREREQLARFLEMAADHAKAIGFRGTLMIEPKPMEPTKHQYDSDVEACLNFLREFGLFGRFKLNVETNHATLAGHTIQHELRVARLAGSLASTDANVGDTLLGWDTDQFPTDVALATYVMFEILEMGGFTTGGLNFDAKVRRASSDPMDLFYAHIGAMDAFAAGLEAAHAIREDGRLARFVEERYARWNGAFGEGVMDGNASLEDCEAYVREHGNPVPVSGRQEMLENLIAEFL, from the coding sequence ATGCCTTTCTTTCCCGAACTGGTCGACCGCGTGCCCTTCGAGGGGCCTGACAGCAGGAACCCCCTAGCGTTCAAGCGCTACGACGCGACCCGGATCGTCGGCGGGCGCACGCTGGCGGAGCACCTTCGCTTCGCCGTCTGCTACTGGCACACGTTCAAGGGGCTGGGGCAGGACCCGTTCGGCGCGCCGACGATGGTGCGCCCTTGGAACGCCTCGTCCGATCCCATGCGGCGGGCGATGGACACGCTCGACGCGGCCTTCGAGTTCTTCGAGAAGCTGGGCGTCGGGCTCTGGTGCTTCCACGACTACGATCTCGCGCCCGAGGGTTCGACCTTCGACGAGGGCTGCGCCAACCTGGACGCCCTGACCAAGGCGGCCGAAAGGAAGCAGCATGAGACGGGCATCGCCCTTCTTTGGGGAACGGCCAATCTGTTCAGCCATCCGCGCTACCAGAACGGCGCGGCCACCAGCCCCGACCCGCACGTATTCGCTTATGCGGCGGCCCAGGTCAAGCACGCGATGGAGGCCACGCACCGCCTCGGCGGCCAAGGCTACGTGTTTTGGGGCGGCCGCGAGGGCTACGACACCCTGCTCAACACCGATCTCAAGCGCGAGCGCGAGCAGCTCGCCCGCTTCCTCGAGATGGCCGCCGACCACGCCAAAGCCATCGGGTTCCGAGGCACGTTGATGATCGAACCCAAACCGATGGAGCCGACCAAGCACCAGTACGACTCCGATGTCGAAGCGTGCCTCAACTTCCTGAGGGAGTTCGGCCTGTTCGGACGTTTCAAGCTCAACGTGGAGACCAATCACGCCACCCTCGCCGGCCACACGATCCAGCACGAGCTGCGCGTGGCCCGGCTCGCGGGCTCGCTGGCCTCCACCGACGCGAACGTCGGCGACACGCTGCTCGGGTGGGATACCGACCAGTTCCCGACCGACGTGGCCCTGGCCACCTACGTGATGTTCGAGATCTTGGAGATGGGCGGGTTCACCACGGGCGGGCTCAACTTCGACGCCAAGGTCCGGCGCGCATCGAGCGATCCGATGGACCTGTTCTACGCGCACATCGGGGCGATGGACGCGTTCGCCGCGGGACTCGAGGCCGCCCACGCGATCCGCGAGGATGGCCGCCTCGCGCGGTTTGTGGAGGAGCGCTACGCGCGCTGGAACGGGGCGTTCGGCGAGGGGGTGATGGACGGCAACGCGTCGCTTGAGGATTGCGAGGCGTACGTGAGGGAGCACGGCAACCCGGTACCCGTTTCGGGCCGGCAGGAGATGCTGGAGAACCTCATCGCCGAGTTCCTCTAG